In Spiroplasma litorale, a single genomic region encodes these proteins:
- a CDS encoding SufB/SufD family protein, whose amino-acid sequence MKVLNNIENTKIINLNDDIPSNIELNEDTNYLLFIKNLNSDITFNINDAVKTNVTIIFYNSDNEENSKYKIIFNLNNNSFIDLYIANVTNYNSDENIVVNLNGENSGVEYYSSTIANKNLNKISVLNIEHKYRNTYSNVKVYYVLKDTSKGFIRCSSNIIKGSSGSEAHQELRLLLLDEKASANSDPVLLIDENDIIASHANAIGMLDPDQIFYLKSRGLDEKTAHQLIINGYFEPIINTMISDDQKNMLSSILKEMI is encoded by the coding sequence ATGAAAGTTCTAAATAATATAGAAAATACAAAAATTATTAATTTAAATGATGATATACCTAGTAACATAGAATTAAATGAAGACACAAATTATTTACTTTTCATAAAAAACTTAAATAGCGATATTACTTTTAACATAAATGATGCTGTGAAAACTAATGTTACTATTATTTTTTATAATTCAGATAATGAAGAAAATTCAAAATATAAAATTATTTTTAATTTAAATAATAATTCATTCATCGATCTTTATATTGCAAATGTAACTAATTATAATTCTGATGAAAATATCGTGGTTAACTTAAATGGAGAAAACTCTGGTGTTGAATATTATAGTTCAACAATAGCTAATAAAAACCTTAATAAAATTTCTGTATTAAATATTGAACATAAATATAGAAATACTTATTCTAATGTAAAAGTTTATTATGTTTTAAAAGACACTTCTAAGGGTTTCATAAGGTGTTCAAGCAATATTATAAAGGGATCATCAGGATCAGAAGCGCATCAAGAGTTAAGATTGCTTTTATTAGATGAAAAAGCCAGTGCAAATTCAGACCCAGTTTTACTAATAGATGAAAATGATATAATAGCAAGTCATGCAAATGCAATTGGTATGTTAGACCCAGATCAAATATTTTATTTAAAATCAAGAGGTCTAGATGAAAAAACCGCGCACCAATTAATTATTAATGGTTATTTTGAACCAATAATTAATACTATGATTAGTGATGATCAGAAAAATATGCTATCAAGTATTTTAAAGGAAATGATTTAA
- the sufC gene encoding Fe-S cluster assembly ATPase SufC, producing the protein MHKLEVKNLFVKIEDKEILKGINLTVKSGEIHALMGPNGNGKSTLLMSIMGHPKYEITSGDILVDGESILDLSVDERSKLGLFLAMQNPQVIPGVTNLEFLKYIVNAHSEKKMKLQEIYKDIKSQAEELDFDLHLLKRFVNDGFSGGEKKKNEILQLKLLKPIFSLIDEIDSGLDVDALEVVAKNLNSIDLSESALVLVSHYDRFFKKVIPTHAHVIINGKIVISGNDELVEKVNSQGYSWIKELNNESSK; encoded by the coding sequence ACAGTAAAATCAGGAGAAATCCATGCTTTAATGGGGCCAAATGGTAATGGTAAATCTACATTATTAATGTCAATCATGGGGCATCCAAAATACGAAATTACATCAGGAGATATTTTAGTAGATGGTGAATCTATCTTAGATTTGTCAGTTGATGAAAGAAGTAAATTAGGCTTATTTTTAGCTATGCAAAACCCACAAGTTATTCCAGGAGTTACTAACTTAGAGTTTTTAAAGTATATTGTAAATGCTCACAGCGAGAAAAAAATGAAACTTCAAGAAATATACAAAGACATTAAAAGTCAAGCTGAAGAACTTGATTTTGACCTGCATTTGTTGAAAAGATTTGTTAATGATGGTTTCAGTGGAGGAGAGAAAAAGAAAAATGAAATACTTCAGTTAAAACTATTGAAACCAATTTTTAGTTTAATTGATGAAATTGATTCTGGTCTTGATGTTGATGCTTTAGAAGTGGTTGCAAAAAACTTAAACTCAATAGATTTAAGTGAAAGCGCTTTAGTGTTGGTATCTCATTACGACAGATTTTTTAAAAAAGTTATACCAACCCATGCTCATGTGATTATTAATGGCAAAATTGTAATAAGTGGAAATGATGAATTAGTGGAGAAAGTAAATAGTCAGGGTTATTCTTGAATTAAGGAATTAAATAATGAAAGTTCTAAATAA